Proteins encoded in a region of the Diospyros lotus cultivar Yz01 chromosome 9, ASM1463336v1, whole genome shotgun sequence genome:
- the LOC127810241 gene encoding uncharacterized protein LOC127810241 codes for MMTTNIAESLNKCMMKARRLPITSAHEFLRHMLQKWFSDRRAAAARLETIVTSAAVAHINLAHAKTLDRGCRVVPIIQGNKYLVQHAKEGDGIVDIVASTCSCRKWDIDQMPRLHAIAASSFMRVHYHMLCHSYYTADWVRRAYALPINPLPNKAAWVLPAYVRQIVILPPVQRRQPGRPRNGRIPSMGEARRRKKCGKCGELGHNSLGCPNEWTSSIGESSTATTSESRDAARASARASWKCSICKETGHTRRRCPIQLSIPGDDNIVNDENNQ; via the exons atgatgaccaccaacattgccgagtctctcaataaatgcatgatgaaagcacgtcggttgcctataacaagtgcacatgaatttttgagacatatgctTCAGAAATGGTTTAGTGATAGACGTGCTGCAGCTGCCAGACTCGAAACCATTGTGACCTCCGCTGCAGTGGCACATATTAACTTGGCGCATGCCAAAACATTAGACCGAGGATGTCGTGTAGTTCCTATAATACAAGGGAACAAATACCTCGTGCAACATGCAAAGGAAGGCGATGGGATAGTTGACATTGTTGCGAGTACATGCAGTTGTCGCAAGTGGGACATTGATCAAATGCCACGTCTTCATGCAATTGCTGCTAGCAG TTTCATGAGGGTGCACTACCATATGCTTTGCCATTCATATTACACCGCAGATTGGGTCAGACGGGCATATGCACTTCCCATCAATCCTCTCCCTAACAAGGCTGCTTGGGTTCTTCCAGCGTACGTCAGACAGATAGTTATACTCCCACCTGTGCAAAGACGACAACCGGGTAGACCGAGAAATGGTCGGATTCCTTCCATGGGGGAAGCTCgtcgaagaaaaaaatgtggaaaatgcggTGAACTAGGACACAACAGTCTGGGTTGCCCTAATGAATGGACTTCCTCCATTGGAGAGTCGAGCACAGCCACTACTTCAGAATCCAGGGACGCTGCTAGGGCCTCTGCAAGGGCAAGCTGGAAATGCAGCATTTGCAAAGAGACTGGACACACTCGTCGTCGGTGCCCTATACAGTTGTCAATTCCAGGTGATGATAATATTGTCAATGATGAAAACAATCAATAG
- the LOC127810037 gene encoding uncharacterized protein LOC127810037: MSGHRGRQLTRAQGNRAILAPGPDPIPEPAPVSNPTPPLASPTPTDSVAELRQEVSELRGTMASMLRHFEEFMAHQGRPGQAPPVAGNEAVLQENVSGQTSNPVQQEVEPQGMDGNAGSQLVRNFMALRPSEFRGGNDVLVAEEWLMAIEKHLRTIGCTDAQKVQLATYLLRGAAERWWETARLRFRNREPSWAEFRELFNANYFPAWVRSQKTYEFIELTQGNMSVAQYEEEFTSLARFAPELVDTDEKKATKFLRGLRVEIRFQLAGAQFTDYSTLGNDRKRKGAPGPSRGTPDIPPCKTCGKRHRDPCRYDRGVTCYTCGQAGHVQRDCPQGSGRAGSQEVTCFKCGRKGHKANVCSVPPQRGGQRPGYQSDRSGQRQSVPRLQGMAPSLALPSGQSTADADRPHIQGRVFALTTAEAEQGKDTVQGILSLYDIDVCVLFDTGSTHSFVAPRVVCHIPISSTLLPYYLIVTTPGDTKMVGSEVYRDCKIIVHDKEFPGNLVVLDIKDFDLILGMDWLSQHYAKVDYRHKVIHFE; encoded by the exons ATGAGTGGACATCGAGGAAGGCAGCTGACACGCGCCCAAGGCAACCGGGCAATTCTTGCTCCAGGTCCTGATCCCATTCCGGAGCCTGCACCTGTATCTAACCCTACACCACCCCTAGCATCGCCTACTCCTACAGATTCAGTGGCAGAGTTGCGCCAAGAGGTTAGTGAGTTGAGGGGCACGATGGCTTCCATGTTGAGGCATTTCGAGGAATTCATGGCCCATCAGGGCAGGCCAGGACAGGCGCCGCCGGTAGCAGGGAATGAGGCAGTCTTACAAGAAAATGTTAGTGGTCAGACGTCGAACCCAGTGCAGCAGGAGGTTGAGCCTCAGGGTATGGATGGTAATGCTGGCAGTCAGTTGGTGAGGAACTTCATGGCACTCAGGCCATCGGAATTCAGAGGGGGAAATGACGTTCTGGTTGCAGAAGAGTGGCTGATGGCAATAGAGAAACATCTGCGGACCATAGGATGCACTGATGCACAGAAGGTACAGCTGGCCACATACCTACTTCGGGGAGCAGCTGAGAGGTGGTGGGAGACGGCCAGACTGCGATTCAGGAACAGGGAGCCATCTTGGGCTGAATTTAGGGAGCTCTTCAACGCCAATTATTTTCCCGCCTGGGTTCGTAGCCAGAAGACATACGAGTTCATCGAGTTGACCCAGGGCAACATGTCAGTGGCTCAGTATGAGGAGGAGTTCACCTCCCTAGCACGCTTTGCCCCCGAGTTAGTAGACACTGATGAGAAGAAAGCGACCAAGTTCTTGAGAGGGTTGCGAGTGGAGATTCGATTTCAACTGGCAGGTGCGCAGTTCACTGACTATTCTACACTG GGCAATGACAGGAAGAGGAAGGGTGCACCAGGGCCTTCGAGAGGCACGCCAGACATCCCCCCATGCAAGACATGTGGAAAGAGGCATCGTGACCCATGCCGCTACGACAGAGGGGTGACATGTTACACTTGTGGTCAGGCGGGGCACGTACAGAGGGACTGCCCTCAGGGGTCAGGTAGAGCAGGCAGCCAGGAGGTGACATGTTTTAAATGTGGGCGCAAGGGCCATAAGGCCAACGTTTGTTCAGTGCCACCCCAGCGAGGAGGCCAAAGGCCGGGGTATCAGAGTGATAGATCTGGGCAGAGGCAGTCAGTGCCTAGACTTCAGGGGATGGCACCATCATTGGCACTACCATCAGGACAGAGCACCGCAGATGCTGATAGACCCCACATCCAGGGGCGAGTGTTCGCCTTGACTACAGCTGAAGCAGAGCAAGGGAAGGACACAGTGCAAGGTATCTTATCCTTATATGATATTgatgtttgtgttttatttgatacGGGATCCACACACTCTTTTGTTGCACCTCGGGTGGTATGTCATATTCCAATTTCCAGTACATTGTTACCATATTATTTGATTGTAACTACTCCGGGAGATACGAAAATGGTGGGTAGTGAGGTGTATAGGGATTGTAAAATCATAGTGCACGATAAGGAGTTTCCGGGGAATTTGGTGGTGCTAGACATAaaagattttgatcttattttgggcATGGACTGGCTATCCCAACACTATGCTAAGGTTGATTATCGGCACAAGGTAATTCATTTTGAGTAG